The following coding sequences lie in one Spirosoma sp. KUDC1026 genomic window:
- a CDS encoding ABC transporter ATP-binding protein, producing the protein MLKAEKLSKQFGTHVALNELDLDIRPGEIYCLLGSNGAGKSTTINIFLGFIPATSGRALIDGIEVSVDNQQTRNLIAYIPEIVNLYPTLTGLENLAFFSGLSGYRYTRDELIAFTRTAGLQASALDKRVGSYSKGMRQKVGIAIALAKQAKALFLDEPTSGLDPHASNEFAQVITRLSDQGVSTLMATHDLLMAKNLGHRIGIMHQGRLQHELLSEAVAYAELTDLYIDTVKQTA; encoded by the coding sequence ATGCTTAAAGCTGAAAAACTGTCCAAGCAGTTCGGGACCCATGTAGCCCTGAACGAGCTGGATCTGGACATTCGTCCGGGAGAAATCTATTGCCTGCTGGGCTCGAATGGGGCCGGTAAATCAACCACGATCAACATCTTTCTGGGCTTCATACCGGCCACCAGCGGACGGGCGCTGATCGACGGTATCGAAGTGTCGGTCGATAACCAGCAAACCCGTAACTTGATCGCCTACATCCCCGAAATCGTCAACTTGTATCCTACGCTGACGGGGCTGGAAAACCTCGCCTTCTTCAGCGGGTTGTCGGGCTACCGTTACACCCGCGATGAACTCATTGCCTTTACGCGTACGGCCGGGTTACAGGCGTCGGCGCTCGACAAGCGCGTGGGGTCGTACTCGAAGGGGATGCGCCAGAAAGTTGGTATTGCCATTGCCCTGGCTAAACAGGCCAAAGCCCTCTTCCTCGACGAGCCAACGTCCGGGCTAGACCCCCACGCCAGCAACGAGTTTGCCCAGGTCATCACCCGGCTCAGCGATCAGGGGGTTAGCACGCTGATGGCCACGCACGACCTGCTGATGGCCAAGAACCTGGGGCACCGCATCGGTATTATGCACCAGGGGCGTTTGCAGCACGAGTTGCTTTCGGAAGCAGTCGCCTACGCCGAGCTGACGGATCTATACATCGACACCGTTAAACAGACTGCGTGA
- a CDS encoding DUF3526 domain-containing protein codes for MIGLIFRKELIELIRTTRMNWLLLGTALLVGLALYNGYTYAVDHQQLLSESQRVTYQQFISQGDKNPHLGAHFGFYAYKPMAELALLENGIDDYTGNSFYLEPHQRGIVRFREVTDSTALRSFGFLNVGYFVQFILPLFIFLLSHNLFAKEWENGTIKMVLSARVTARQLFVGKLLACGLLVGALLALVILIPLALLLVQPQPVDWPTVLPVYGCYVAGLLLYALLLTVLGVAVSLLTRSSSLALVGLTGFWLLGVFLIPRLTAELSRRVYPSVTSADFDRQTFREKEYGVGDEGTKDARRAQLEARTLKQYGVSRLEDLPVFFIPITIEYFEESDGRVMDRAYAAVEANEFRQDRLVLASAVLSPFLAFRDLSMHLTATDMNTHYDFAAKAEQHRRRVGEQVDAFYQNNTVATNAFWKTVPQFAYQAPGVGWRLSNAVASLGILLGWTVLALVMMVLSYRRVRV; via the coding sequence ATGATCGGTCTTATTTTTCGTAAGGAGTTGATCGAGTTGATCCGCACAACCCGCATGAATTGGCTATTGCTTGGCACGGCACTGCTGGTAGGGCTGGCGCTATACAACGGTTACACCTACGCCGTCGACCATCAGCAACTGCTGAGCGAATCGCAACGCGTTACGTATCAGCAATTCATCAGTCAGGGCGACAAAAACCCGCACCTGGGCGCGCATTTCGGTTTTTACGCCTACAAACCGATGGCAGAGCTGGCCTTGCTCGAAAACGGCATCGATGATTATACGGGCAACTCGTTTTACCTCGAACCCCACCAGCGGGGCATCGTGCGGTTCCGGGAAGTGACTGATTCGACAGCGTTACGTAGCTTCGGCTTTCTCAACGTAGGGTATTTTGTGCAGTTTATTCTGCCCCTGTTCATTTTCCTGCTGAGCCACAACCTCTTCGCCAAAGAGTGGGAAAACGGCACGATCAAAATGGTTCTGAGTGCGCGGGTGACGGCCCGGCAACTGTTCGTGGGTAAGCTACTAGCCTGTGGGCTACTGGTGGGGGCCTTGCTGGCGCTGGTTATTTTGATTCCGCTGGCATTGCTGCTCGTCCAGCCGCAGCCGGTCGACTGGCCGACGGTGCTTCCGGTCTACGGCTGTTACGTAGCCGGGCTGCTGCTCTACGCGCTGCTGCTGACAGTTCTAGGAGTAGCGGTGTCGCTGCTGACGCGCTCTTCGTCGCTAGCACTGGTAGGGCTGACCGGCTTCTGGTTGCTGGGTGTTTTTCTGATTCCCCGCCTGACGGCTGAATTGTCGCGTCGGGTGTACCCGTCCGTTACGTCGGCGGATTTCGATCGGCAAACGTTCCGGGAAAAAGAATACGGCGTTGGCGACGAGGGAACGAAAGACGCCCGGCGGGCGCAGCTTGAAGCCCGGACGCTGAAGCAGTACGGCGTTAGTCGGCTGGAGGACCTACCCGTCTTTTTCATTCCTATCACCATCGAGTACTTTGAAGAATCGGACGGGCGGGTCATGGATCGCGCTTATGCCGCCGTCGAAGCCAACGAATTCCGGCAGGATCGGCTGGTGCTGGCGAGCGCGGTGCTGTCGCCGTTTCTGGCCTTCCGCGATCTGTCGATGCACCTGACGGCTACAGACATGAACACTCACTACGACTTTGCCGCCAAGGCCGAGCAGCATCGTCGGCGGGTGGGCGAACAGGTCGATGCATTCTACCAGAACAATACCGTGGCGACCAACGCTTTCTGGAAAACCGTGCCGCAGTTTGCCTACCAGGCACCGGGCGTTGGCTGGCGATTGAGTAATGCCGTGGCCTCTCTAGGAATCCTGCTGGGCTGGACCGTGCTGGCGCTGGTGATGATGGTGCTATCGTACCGGCGCGTCCGGGTGTAA
- a CDS encoding DUF3526 domain-containing protein: protein MRMPLFRVMMAHELRLLYRNRVLISLFTLILLVLLASLWIGSSMFRKQQQTIGKIGMYQTEMADSLKSRIERIEAAQMRYNGFIWDDPTFAYNTARNEGPQFAVKQPFALQALMVGQSDVQPYYYKVYINKKQNLVFDGEIDNSLLQFIGTFDFGFVVIYLLPLLIIVFTYNVLASEKEQGTWVLLKTSNQSIARLMLYRIGIRYGLFTGFFWLIVTPVLAALISPAFLATGNWWWIVGFVSLYFGFWFALSFLINSFSLSSNLNAMVLIGLWLFLGLLVPNLLQIGLNRLYPIPSRISLTNEERNAINKYFEKDGQALTKDVFSSPRTLIRQASVVTPGMVYGYGVIVYKSQEIKDAAAHVAEQKLFGQIERQQAAIERLQFISPALMMQEVLAGLTGTHWHQFNQFSRDVDDFRVQTQRFFYPKMATEQTYRTFTVRDAEAIPRFVARTYADYGWLHIESSLSVYVALVAILLFAGYRRLVFASR, encoded by the coding sequence ATGCGCATGCCTTTATTTCGGGTCATGATGGCCCACGAACTCCGACTGCTGTACCGTAATCGGGTGCTGATCAGCTTGTTTACGTTGATCTTACTAGTGCTGCTGGCCAGCCTATGGATTGGCAGCAGCATGTTCCGCAAACAGCAGCAGACGATTGGCAAGATCGGTATGTATCAGACCGAGATGGCCGATAGCCTGAAAAGCCGAATCGAGCGGATCGAAGCTGCCCAAATGCGGTATAACGGCTTTATCTGGGACGACCCGACCTTTGCTTACAACACCGCCCGCAACGAAGGACCGCAGTTTGCCGTCAAACAGCCGTTCGCGCTCCAGGCGCTGATGGTGGGGCAAAGTGACGTGCAGCCTTACTATTACAAAGTATACATTAACAAAAAGCAGAACCTGGTTTTCGATGGGGAGATTGATAACAGCCTGTTACAATTCATCGGCACCTTCGATTTTGGCTTCGTGGTCATTTACCTGTTGCCGCTGCTGATCATCGTGTTTACCTACAACGTACTGGCCTCCGAAAAGGAGCAGGGAACGTGGGTATTGCTCAAAACCAGCAATCAGTCGATTGCCCGGCTGATGTTGTACCGTATCGGGATTCGGTACGGTCTGTTTACTGGTTTTTTCTGGTTAATCGTTACGCCCGTACTGGCTGCCCTGATCAGTCCGGCTTTTCTGGCGACGGGTAACTGGTGGTGGATCGTCGGTTTTGTCTCGCTGTATTTCGGCTTCTGGTTCGCCCTGTCGTTTCTGATCAACAGTTTTTCGCTCAGCTCGAACCTGAACGCGATGGTGCTGATCGGTCTGTGGCTATTCCTGGGGCTGCTCGTGCCGAATCTGCTCCAGATTGGGCTGAACCGGCTGTACCCCATCCCGAGCCGTATCTCCCTGACCAACGAAGAACGTAACGCCATCAATAAGTACTTCGAGAAAGATGGGCAGGCGCTGACTAAAGACGTCTTCAGCAGCCCCCGTACGCTGATTCGGCAGGCGTCAGTCGTTACGCCGGGCATGGTGTACGGCTACGGGGTAATTGTGTACAAAAGCCAGGAAATCAAAGACGCGGCCGCTCACGTTGCCGAACAGAAATTATTCGGGCAGATTGAGCGTCAGCAGGCTGCGATCGAACGCTTGCAGTTCATTAGCCCGGCGCTGATGATGCAGGAAGTGCTGGCGGGGCTGACCGGTACGCATTGGCACCAGTTCAATCAGTTCAGCCGCGACGTCGACGATTTCCGGGTTCAGACTCAGCGATTTTTTTACCCGAAAATGGCAACCGAGCAAACCTACCGAACATTTACGGTGCGGGACGCCGAGGCCATTCCGCGTTTTGTCGCCCGGACCTACGCCGATTATGGGTGGCTGCATATCGAGTCATCGCTGTCGGTGTACGTTGCGCTGGTAGCAATACTGCTGTTTGCTGGGTATCGGCGACTGGTCTTTGCGAGTCGATAA
- a CDS encoding amino acid permease: protein MSIFRKKTVSQALGDANQHNSSNLMKVLGVRDLTSLGIAAIIGAGIFSTIGRASFNGGPAVSLLFVFTAIACVFTALSYAQFASTVPVSGSAYTYAYVSFGEIFAWVIGWALILEYAVSNMVVAISWSEYFTSMLTGFGISFPGWLSSDYGSVHRAYEQVQAAGTATADIPANILALARAYEAAPVVGGLRIIMDLPAGLITVLITSLVYIGIKESRNASNLLVVLKLIVIGLVIAVGAFYVKPENWSPFAPNGMQGVLSGVASVFFAFIGFDSISTTAEECRNPQRDLPRAMIYCLVICTVLYVMITLVLTGMVNFKELGVDAPLAYVFQKLNLNFMAGIISVSAVVAITSALLAYQLGQPRIWMTMSRDGLLWPKFSQVHPKYRTPSFATIVTGVLVAVPSLFLDMQFFIDLTSVGTFFAFILVCGGILYLDATGISAQSKFRVPYVNGKYLIGIAFILTFGYALQTGHVLDAAEEKPLLFVFWATWAVLSVLAFSRNFSLLPVLGILTNLYLMTELGVTNWLIFLIWLAIGLVIYFSYGFRKSKLNRQSISA, encoded by the coding sequence ATGTCAATTTTTCGAAAAAAAACCGTTTCTCAGGCGCTTGGCGATGCCAATCAGCATAATTCCTCAAACCTGATGAAAGTGCTGGGGGTCCGGGACCTGACATCGTTAGGTATTGCCGCCATCATTGGCGCGGGAATATTCAGCACCATTGGTCGGGCCAGTTTTAATGGCGGACCGGCGGTATCACTGCTGTTCGTATTCACGGCCATTGCCTGCGTATTTACGGCGCTGAGTTACGCTCAGTTTGCCAGTACGGTTCCGGTGAGCGGTAGCGCCTATACCTACGCTTACGTATCGTTCGGCGAAATCTTTGCCTGGGTTATTGGCTGGGCTCTCATCCTGGAATACGCCGTATCGAACATGGTGGTTGCCATTTCTTGGTCTGAATACTTCACGTCCATGCTTACCGGATTCGGCATTAGTTTTCCCGGCTGGCTTTCTTCTGACTACGGGTCTGTGCACCGCGCTTACGAACAGGTGCAGGCGGCAGGAACAGCCACGGCCGATATTCCTGCCAATATACTGGCGCTGGCGCGAGCTTACGAAGCAGCTCCGGTCGTGGGTGGCTTACGAATCATCATGGACTTACCAGCTGGTTTAATCACGGTACTGATTACGTCCCTGGTTTATATCGGCATTAAGGAGTCGCGGAACGCAAGCAACCTGCTGGTGGTCCTGAAACTGATCGTTATCGGGCTGGTGATCGCCGTTGGTGCGTTCTACGTCAAACCCGAAAACTGGTCGCCGTTTGCTCCAAACGGGATGCAGGGCGTATTAAGTGGCGTAGCGTCGGTCTTCTTTGCTTTCATTGGTTTCGATTCCATTTCAACCACCGCCGAAGAGTGCCGCAACCCACAGCGTGACCTGCCCCGTGCTATGATCTACTGCCTGGTTATCTGTACGGTGCTGTACGTCATGATTACGCTCGTTCTGACGGGCATGGTCAACTTCAAGGAGTTGGGTGTCGATGCCCCCCTTGCCTACGTATTCCAGAAGCTGAACCTTAACTTCATGGCCGGTATTATCTCAGTTAGTGCCGTTGTGGCAATTACCAGTGCCCTACTGGCCTACCAACTGGGTCAGCCCCGTATCTGGATGACCATGAGCCGCGACGGGCTGCTGTGGCCCAAGTTCTCCCAAGTTCACCCCAAATACCGGACGCCATCGTTTGCGACCATTGTGACAGGGGTACTGGTGGCCGTACCATCGTTATTCCTGGACATGCAGTTCTTCATCGATCTGACCAGCGTGGGGACCTTCTTCGCCTTCATTCTGGTTTGTGGCGGTATCCTTTATCTGGATGCTACAGGCATTTCGGCGCAGTCCAAGTTCCGGGTTCCCTACGTCAACGGAAAATACCTGATCGGTATCGCCTTTATACTGACCTTCGGCTACGCTCTGCAGACTGGCCATGTACTGGACGCGGCCGAAGAGAAACCGCTGCTGTTTGTATTCTGGGCGACCTGGGCGGTGTTATCAGTGCTGGCGTTCTCGCGCAACTTCTCGTTGCTGCCCGTCCTTGGTATTCTCACCAACCTGTATCTGATGACCGAGCTTGGCGTAACAAACTGGCTTATCTTCCTGATCTGGCTGGCGATCGGCCTGGTGATTTATTTCTCATACGGATTCCGTAAAAGTAAGCTGAACCGTCAGTCGATTTCTGCGTAA
- a CDS encoding lysozyme inhibitor LprI family protein — protein sequence MLASDFLKKLGLLISFLLLVIGAHAQRSKSTSASKPLDCDEAMSQTELNRCAWERLERADRQLNTLYKRLIGQLPADSRALVVKAQRQWLLYRDAHCAYYDKTYEGGSMQPMVVALCKEATTLSRIRELQALLEEPH from the coding sequence ATGCTGGCGTCGGATTTTCTGAAAAAACTTGGGTTACTTATTTCTTTCCTGTTACTAGTAATCGGTGCGCACGCCCAGCGCAGCAAGAGCACTTCGGCCAGTAAACCCCTTGACTGTGACGAGGCCATGTCGCAGACCGAACTGAACCGTTGCGCCTGGGAACGACTCGAACGTGCCGACCGCCAGTTGAACACCTTATACAAGCGTTTGATAGGCCAGCTTCCAGCCGATAGCCGCGCGCTTGTTGTGAAAGCCCAGCGACAATGGCTGCTTTATCGGGATGCACACTGCGCTTATTACGACAAAACGTACGAAGGCGGCAGTATGCAGCCTATGGTGGTTGCTCTCTGCAAAGAAGCGACAACCCTCAGCCGGATCAGGGAATTACAGGCCCTCCTCGAAGAACCTCATTAA
- the gldA gene encoding gliding motility-associated ABC transporter ATP-binding subunit GldA, producing MSIRVENLIKEYGAQKAVNDISLTVRPGEIVGFLGPNGAGKSTTMKIATGYLLPTDGTIEVNGFDVRTSPMDVRRSVGYLPEHNPLYLDMYVTEFLRFAGALHGLGGRDLSGRIAEIIERVGLGREQHKRIGQLSKGYRQRVGLAQALLHNPPVLILDEPTTGLDPNQLAEIREVIREAGRDKTVLFSTHIMQEVEAICDRVVIINRGQIVADSPLNQLRASAAASDVVVVAEFADELANPDLLRALPGVQQFEPLGSGQYRIAANASVDLRAAIFRLAADQQLTLVGLRQQENSLEGIFKELTK from the coding sequence ATGTCTATTCGGGTAGAAAACCTGATCAAAGAATATGGGGCCCAAAAAGCAGTCAACGATATTTCGCTGACCGTTCGGCCGGGAGAAATTGTTGGGTTTCTTGGCCCTAATGGTGCCGGTAAGTCAACCACCATGAAAATTGCCACGGGTTACCTGCTGCCCACCGATGGTACCATTGAGGTCAACGGCTTCGATGTGCGGACGAGCCCTATGGACGTACGACGCAGTGTAGGCTACCTGCCCGAGCATAATCCACTGTATCTGGACATGTACGTAACCGAGTTCCTGCGGTTCGCGGGCGCGCTGCACGGCCTGGGTGGCAGAGACTTATCCGGACGTATTGCCGAAATCATCGAGCGGGTTGGGCTGGGACGCGAGCAGCATAAACGGATTGGCCAGCTATCGAAAGGGTACCGTCAGCGGGTTGGGCTCGCGCAGGCGTTGCTGCATAACCCGCCGGTTCTTATTCTGGATGAACCTACTACGGGCCTTGACCCGAACCAATTAGCCGAAATCCGAGAGGTGATTCGGGAGGCTGGCCGGGATAAGACGGTGCTGTTCTCGACGCATATCATGCAGGAGGTTGAAGCAATCTGCGATCGGGTTGTCATTATCAACCGGGGACAGATTGTGGCCGATAGTCCTCTGAATCAACTGCGAGCCAGTGCAGCCGCGTCGGACGTAGTGGTGGTGGCCGAGTTTGCGGACGAGTTAGCCAATCCAGATCTGCTACGTGCGCTGCCGGGTGTGCAGCAGTTTGAGCCGCTGGGGAGCGGACAATACCGGATTGCGGCTAATGCGAGTGTCGATCTTCGGGCGGCTATTTTTCGCCTAGCAGCGGATCAGCAGCTAACGCTGGTGGGACTGCGCCAGCAGGAAAACTCACTGGAAGGCATATTCAAGGAATTAACCAAGTAG
- a CDS encoding DUF4136 domain-containing protein: MKTIIGALVVFAVIGLSACSSGKLFVEHDYSYEGHFKNYQSFNFLECEFIDSTLLCSDIQDAIRHQMEARGYRVSNRSPNLLISYNIFRSDLRFRGYQQPVIKDWVVREDDDATYKRIDYNLDEGTLMISLIDAESYQVIWKGYASKMLRNQNFKNNYFKGIVRSIFDQYPLMATVK; encoded by the coding sequence ATGAAAACAATCATTGGGGCGTTAGTTGTATTCGCGGTCATCGGCTTATCGGCTTGCTCATCGGGTAAGCTGTTTGTCGAACACGATTACAGCTATGAGGGACACTTTAAAAATTACCAGTCATTCAACTTTCTGGAGTGCGAATTTATCGACTCAACACTGTTGTGCTCCGATATTCAGGATGCCATCCGGCACCAGATGGAAGCACGGGGGTACCGGGTCAGTAACCGAAGCCCAAACCTGCTGATCTCCTATAACATCTTCCGGTCAGATCTACGCTTCCGGGGCTACCAGCAGCCCGTTATCAAAGACTGGGTCGTGCGCGAGGATGATGATGCTACGTACAAACGAATTGACTACAACCTGGATGAAGGAACATTGATGATCTCATTGATCGACGCCGAGTCGTATCAGGTAATCTGGAAGGGTTACGCATCGAAAATGCTCCGCAACCAAAACTTCAAGAATAATTACTTCAAAGGTATTGTCCGGTCTATCTTCGATCAGTATCCACTGATGGCTACGGTGAAGTAG
- a CDS encoding pyridoxal phosphate-dependent aminotransferase yields the protein MSLNRRDWLRASVLSGLGLAAAPAAFCEPEQLIPAGYNPPKGGAIKARLSANENPYGPSPKALKTISEAAPDGFLYAGEYTKKFRKQIADEEGVPEEYILLGAGSGELLTAASLWAAYRANAGRTIVAPDPTFDALPRTAVRHGLTMERVPLVAADGYDINLNKLNDRIGSQTGMVYLCNPNNPTAIIVDPAKLRAFCESVGSKTPILVDEAYIDYTPNPKAYSMVDMVKKGHNVIITKTFSKVHGFAGLRTGYMVAKPELLEEIAKFSTNGGCLSMTTVRAASASLQDKEFIKFSLGKTQESKDFLHAALKQHGYEPLPSGANFVMFPIRMKGEDFVGRMMEQGVSVRQWKFDGQYWCRVSLGTMDQMKAFTDGLKVIS from the coding sequence ATGTCTCTCAATCGTCGTGACTGGCTCCGTGCCAGCGTATTATCTGGCCTGGGGCTGGCAGCCGCGCCAGCAGCTTTCTGCGAACCGGAACAACTTATCCCTGCTGGCTACAATCCACCGAAAGGCGGTGCCATCAAAGCCAGACTATCGGCGAATGAAAACCCGTACGGCCCATCACCCAAAGCGCTGAAAACCATTTCAGAAGCGGCTCCGGATGGATTCCTGTATGCAGGTGAGTATACTAAGAAATTTCGTAAGCAGATTGCCGACGAAGAAGGCGTTCCTGAAGAATACATCCTGCTCGGAGCGGGTTCGGGCGAGCTGCTAACGGCGGCTTCATTATGGGCGGCTTACCGCGCCAACGCGGGCCGTACTATTGTAGCTCCCGATCCAACGTTCGACGCACTGCCGCGCACCGCCGTTCGGCATGGCCTCACGATGGAGCGCGTACCGCTCGTGGCCGCCGATGGTTATGATATCAACCTGAACAAACTGAACGACCGGATTGGCAGCCAGACGGGCATGGTATACCTCTGTAATCCCAACAACCCAACGGCCATCATCGTTGACCCAGCCAAACTGCGGGCATTCTGCGAATCGGTTGGCTCAAAAACGCCAATCCTGGTCGACGAAGCCTATATCGACTACACGCCCAATCCGAAAGCGTACTCGATGGTCGATATGGTGAAGAAGGGTCATAACGTAATCATTACCAAGACATTCTCGAAAGTACACGGCTTTGCCGGCCTGCGGACGGGCTATATGGTGGCTAAACCAGAACTGCTGGAAGAGATCGCCAAGTTTTCGACCAACGGTGGCTGCCTGAGCATGACGACGGTACGGGCGGCTTCGGCCAGCCTGCAGGACAAAGAGTTCATTAAGTTCTCGCTGGGCAAAACACAGGAATCGAAAGATTTTCTGCACGCGGCCCTGAAACAACATGGCTACGAGCCACTGCCATCGGGCGCTAACTTCGTTATGTTTCCGATCCGGATGAAAGGCGAAGATTTCGTCGGGCGAATGATGGAACAGGGCGTCAGTGTCCGCCAGTGGAAGTTTGACGGCCAGTACTGGTGCCGCGTGAGTCTCGGCACTATGGACCAGATGAAAGCCTTCACGGATGGTCTGAAGGTGATTTCGTAG
- a CDS encoding SusD/RagB family nutrient-binding outer membrane lipoprotein, translating into MKRILSIFSLSALFVVGSCTQKFDQMNVDPNNPTAVGPQYLLPFALETSIDRYWGSSTRFERLNLDGAMLWMQYLSRNIYSNEGDNYGVSVAFYNNNWRGFFNDGLLNYQRIITLSQPGGRYQNTNYEGIGLVMRTWVYSILTDVYGAIPYSEALKGTADAPIYTPAYDTMETVYAGMLADLKTANEKLIVGGPAVSGDILYNGDILKWKKFANSLRLRLANRQAAKKPAESRAIMAEILGNATTYPIFTSNADNAVLKNTATRPSNNEWNEVFVYQSRTDWNISKTLSDKLTALNDARLRVYAQPNSQGQYVGHANGLPDAIATTYLASSSVIGTYFSQLTTPSVLMTFAELNLTLAEAAVDGDISGSAQTYFERGITASFDQYGLQVSSAYLTGVGAATKAKVMEQKWIALFGQGVESWIEYRRTGLPVLPAKDPRAVFENNGVLPTRLQYPTSEYSLNEANLRKGITLNGGADNMQTKLWWAEN; encoded by the coding sequence ATGAAACGAATTCTTTCCATATTTTCTCTTTCCGCGTTGTTCGTGGTTGGTTCCTGTACGCAGAAATTCGACCAGATGAACGTAGATCCCAACAACCCAACGGCCGTTGGGCCACAGTATCTACTTCCGTTCGCGCTGGAAACCTCCATTGATCGCTACTGGGGCAGCAGTACCCGTTTCGAACGGCTCAACCTGGATGGAGCCATGTTGTGGATGCAGTATCTATCGCGGAATATCTACTCCAACGAAGGTGATAACTATGGCGTATCGGTAGCTTTTTATAACAACAACTGGCGCGGCTTTTTCAACGATGGCCTGCTGAACTACCAGCGAATCATTACGTTATCGCAGCCGGGCGGACGGTATCAGAATACCAATTATGAAGGCATTGGCCTGGTGATGCGTACGTGGGTGTATTCCATCCTCACCGATGTGTACGGGGCTATTCCCTATTCCGAAGCGCTGAAAGGTACGGCCGACGCCCCCATCTACACACCCGCTTACGACACGATGGAAACCGTCTACGCCGGTATGCTGGCCGACCTGAAAACGGCTAATGAGAAGCTCATCGTTGGTGGCCCTGCCGTATCGGGTGATATCCTGTACAACGGCGATATTCTGAAATGGAAGAAATTCGCCAACTCACTGCGGCTGCGGCTCGCAAATCGCCAGGCAGCCAAGAAGCCCGCTGAGTCGCGGGCCATTATGGCTGAGATTCTGGGTAACGCGACCACCTACCCTATTTTTACGAGTAATGCCGACAACGCCGTACTCAAAAATACGGCCACCCGCCCCAGCAATAACGAGTGGAATGAGGTATTTGTGTACCAGAGCCGGACGGACTGGAACATCAGTAAAACGCTGTCTGATAAGCTCACAGCCCTAAACGACGCCCGGCTTCGGGTCTACGCCCAGCCTAATTCGCAGGGGCAGTATGTTGGTCACGCGAATGGCCTGCCCGATGCCATTGCCACCACCTATCTGGCCTCCAGCTCCGTCATTGGTACGTATTTCTCGCAGCTAACGACGCCCAGCGTCCTGATGACCTTTGCCGAACTGAACCTGACGCTGGCCGAAGCCGCCGTCGACGGGGACATTTCGGGAAGCGCACAAACGTACTTCGAACGGGGCATCACCGCGTCGTTCGATCAGTACGGGCTTCAGGTCAGCAGCGCCTATCTGACCGGTGTTGGTGCCGCTACCAAGGCGAAGGTGATGGAACAGAAATGGATTGCCCTCTTTGGGCAGGGCGTCGAATCCTGGATCGAGTACCGTCGAACGGGCCTTCCTGTTCTGCCAGCGAAAGACCCCCGTGCCGTTTTTGAGAATAACGGCGTTCTGCCAACCCGCCTTCAATATCCCACCTCCGAATATTCACTGAACGAGGCAAACCTGCGTAAGGGTATAACCTTGAATGGCGGAGCCGATAACATGCAGACGAAACTCTGGTGGGCCGAGAACTAG